From a region of the Bermanella marisrubri genome:
- the ftsL gene encoding cell division protein FtsL, with amino-acid sequence MLKTGIAAFVLFTNALAVILVSFENRELAHEWQALGEEHDQLQEEYGRLMLEYSTLAAPSRVEYIARQKLNMEFPDKNNTQVIELNEQ; translated from the coding sequence GTGCTGAAAACGGGAATTGCAGCATTCGTATTGTTTACCAATGCACTGGCGGTCATCTTGGTGAGTTTTGAAAATCGAGAGCTGGCGCATGAATGGCAAGCTCTTGGCGAAGAGCATGATCAGTTGCAGGAAGAGTATGGTCGCTTGATGTTGGAATACAGCACCTTGGCGGCACCAAGTCGGGTTGAGTATATCGCTCGACAAAAATTGAATATGGAATTCCCAGATAAAAATAACACTCAGGTGATCGAATTAAATGAGCAATAA
- a CDS encoding peptidoglycan D,D-transpeptidase FtsI family protein, whose amino-acid sequence MSNKNQYANSQGARAWRHYLVMTLGLLLFVVLAGRLVQLQTFEQDFLQSEGEKRTVRDQLIHAYRGMIVDRNNEPLAVSTPVKSIWINPKQFLQDSKDIEGDLRQLAFHLSQSFWQLKNRVLLNKQKEFMYLERQQTPLLAKAIQALELPGVGVQQEFKRFYPAGEVASHVVGFTNIDESGIEGVELAFNDYLEGTPGVGRIVKDRLGRLVKDLGVVEPAQAGKELVLSLDLRLQYQAYRELKASVTQHGAKAGSLIMVDVKTGEILALVNQPAFNPNNRVELVADSVRNRVATDIFEPGSTVKPFTVAAALSNGIVQTESIVNTHPGFMRLKGKTIRDHRDYGRLDITGILTKSSNIGVSKLALEMGGNALWQFYQSLGLGQPVGLGLPGEQGGKISIRGAHWDNLQTATMSFGYGLAVTPLQLAQAYQVLANGGIKMPLTLVKQNKVRGERIISNKVANDVVAMLETVVGPKGTARRARVDGYRVAGKTGTVHKVGAQGYKDESYLSLFAGIAPADNPRIATIIVVDEPAGREYYGGEVAAPVFSRVAQASLRLLNIAPNVFSEKALAQNAIGRGHD is encoded by the coding sequence ATGAGCAATAAGAACCAATATGCCAACTCACAAGGAGCGCGTGCTTGGCGTCACTATTTAGTGATGACGCTTGGTTTGCTGCTGTTTGTCGTGTTAGCCGGTCGTTTGGTTCAGTTGCAAACATTTGAGCAAGACTTCCTGCAGAGTGAAGGTGAAAAACGAACAGTTCGCGATCAACTAATCCACGCTTATCGTGGCATGATTGTGGACCGCAATAACGAACCCTTGGCTGTTAGTACTCCTGTTAAAAGTATTTGGATCAATCCTAAACAGTTTCTGCAGGACTCCAAAGATATTGAAGGGGATTTACGTCAACTTGCCTTTCATTTGTCACAAAGCTTTTGGCAGTTGAAAAATCGAGTTTTGCTCAATAAACAAAAAGAGTTTATGTACTTAGAGCGCCAGCAAACTCCTTTGCTTGCTAAGGCGATTCAAGCGCTCGAATTACCCGGTGTAGGAGTGCAGCAAGAGTTTAAACGTTTTTACCCTGCTGGTGAGGTTGCTAGTCATGTAGTGGGTTTTACCAATATTGATGAGAGTGGTATTGAAGGCGTTGAGTTAGCCTTTAATGACTATTTAGAAGGCACGCCTGGGGTTGGGAGAATAGTTAAAGATCGCTTGGGGCGTTTGGTTAAAGACTTAGGCGTGGTTGAACCTGCACAAGCCGGTAAAGAGCTTGTATTAAGTTTAGATTTACGTTTGCAATATCAAGCCTATCGCGAATTGAAGGCGTCAGTAACGCAACACGGCGCAAAAGCCGGATCACTTATTATGGTGGATGTTAAAACAGGTGAGATTTTAGCACTTGTCAATCAACCTGCTTTTAATCCAAATAACCGAGTGGAGTTGGTGGCTGATTCTGTGAGGAATCGAGTTGCTACCGATATTTTTGAACCTGGTTCCACTGTCAAGCCATTCACGGTGGCGGCGGCACTGAGCAATGGCATTGTACAAACTGAAAGCATTGTTAACACTCATCCGGGTTTTATGCGTTTAAAAGGCAAAACTATTCGTGATCATCGCGATTACGGACGTTTGGACATCACTGGCATTTTGACCAAGTCTAGCAACATTGGTGTCAGCAAATTGGCCTTGGAAATGGGCGGTAATGCGTTGTGGCAGTTTTATCAAAGTTTAGGATTGGGCCAGCCTGTTGGTTTAGGATTACCCGGTGAACAGGGAGGTAAGATCTCAATACGAGGGGCTCATTGGGATAATTTGCAAACGGCGACCATGTCTTTTGGTTATGGCTTGGCAGTTACACCTTTGCAGTTGGCGCAAGCTTATCAAGTGTTAGCGAACGGCGGTATTAAAATGCCACTCACATTAGTTAAGCAAAACAAGGTTCGTGGTGAACGCATTATTTCAAATAAGGTGGCCAACGATGTAGTGGCCATGTTAGAGACCGTCGTTGGCCCCAAAGGTACCGCACGTCGCGCCCGAGTAGATGGTTATCGGGTGGCAGGTAAAACGGGTACTGTGCACAAGGTGGGCGCGCAAGGTTATAAAGATGAAAGTTATCTGTCTTTGTTTGCGGGTATAGCCCCTGCGGATAACCCAAGAATCGCTACCATCATCGTTGTCGATGAGCCTGCAGGTCGAGAGTATTATGGGGGTGAAGTTGCTGCGCCTGTTTTCTCTCGCGTAGCGCAAGCCAGTTTGCGTTTGCTAAACATAGCTCCCAATGTTTTTTCAGAGAAGGCGCTCGCACAGAATGCGATTGGGAGGGGACATGATTAA
- the rsmH gene encoding 16S rRNA (cytosine(1402)-N(4))-methyltransferase RsmH: MSKHITVLLHEAVEALNQDPDGLYVDCTFGRGGHTKLLLDQLSEQGRVIGIDKDPRAIATGQELMAQDQRFQICHGSFAQLREFVEAHGQGKELSGVLMDLGVSSPQLDEAERGFSFMQDGPLDMRMNTEAGITAQEWIATASEEEIANVFYEFGEERASRRLARAIVERRAIEPFTRTLDLAEVIKHAHPRWEKNKHPATRSFQGLRIFLNNELGDLESVLDETVEMLAKGGRLVVISFHSLEDRIVKRFIRDKEKGPQLPPDLPIMEQDAPRPLKHIGKAIKASKEEVEQNVRSRSAIMRVAEKRI; encoded by the coding sequence ATGAGCAAACATATCACGGTTTTATTGCACGAAGCGGTCGAGGCTCTGAATCAGGACCCGGATGGCTTATATGTGGATTGCACATTTGGGCGTGGTGGGCACACCAAGTTATTGCTTGATCAGCTGAGTGAACAAGGTCGTGTTATTGGTATAGACAAAGACCCAAGAGCTATTGCTACGGGTCAAGAGTTAATGGCACAAGATCAGCGTTTTCAGATCTGCCATGGCTCTTTTGCTCAGTTGCGAGAATTCGTGGAAGCTCATGGTCAAGGTAAGGAATTGTCTGGTGTGTTAATGGACTTAGGGGTGAGTAGTCCTCAATTAGATGAGGCCGAACGCGGCTTTAGCTTTATGCAAGATGGTCCCTTAGATATGCGGATGAATACCGAAGCGGGTATCACTGCTCAAGAATGGATTGCTACCGCCAGTGAAGAAGAAATCGCCAATGTGTTTTACGAGTTTGGTGAAGAGCGTGCTAGTCGCCGCTTGGCGCGTGCCATCGTTGAGCGTCGCGCAATTGAACCCTTTACGCGGACGTTAGATTTAGCAGAAGTCATTAAGCATGCACATCCGCGATGGGAAAAAAATAAGCATCCAGCAACTCGTAGCTTCCAAGGTTTGCGCATTTTTCTTAACAATGAATTAGGTGATTTAGAAAGCGTATTAGATGAGACCGTAGAGATGCTTGCCAAAGGTGGTCGCTTGGTCGTGATTAGTTTCCACTCACTAGAAGACCGGATAGTAAAACGCTTCATTCGAGATAAAGAGAAGGGGCCCCAGCTTCCACCTGATTTACCCATTATGGAACAAGACGCTCCGCGTCCGCTGAAACATATTGGTAAGGCAATAAAAGCAAGTAAAGAAGAAGTAGAGCAAAATGTAAGATCTCGCAGTGCCATTATGCGAGTAGCAGAAAAACGGATATAA